From the genome of Deltaproteobacteria bacterium:
CATCTTACTTCACGGTGAATCTGATCCCGCGGTGGCATTGTACGAAAATAGCATTATGTCGATGTATGCCGCACTGCAGCTTGAGCGTCGCGAAATCATCGCCGACATTGTAGCAAGGGGAAGTGTCTATGGCAGCTGATCCGGTGATTTTGCGCAAAGCTCAAATTATTGAGCGCTGCATTTTGCGTATACGCGAGGAAATGGTGGGAGCTAGTTCCATCGAATCGATAAGTCAAACTAAGCAAGATTCCGTTCTCTTAAACCTTGAGCGTGCATGCCAAGCATGTATCGATCTGGCTATGCGCATCGTGCGGATCAAGAGACTAGGGATTCCCACAGAATCGCGAGAGGCTTTCTCCTTAGTTAAACAGGCAGGTCTTTTGACTGATAGCCTCTACAAGGAAATGGTGGCCATGGTTGGTTTTCGCAACACGGCCGTGCACGATTACCAGGGATTAAATCTCAAGATCATTGACGGCATTGTTCGCGATCACCTGGAGCACTTCTTGGAATTTGCGTCAGTCGGGATCAAACTGCAGTGACTAGGGTTTGTCGTTAGTGGAGCCGGTGGCTTATCTCGCGTGATCTGGTAACCAAAGGAGACTGGCGTGAAACTAGGAGGCAGTAATCTTGTAGCAAGCATCTTTAGATAATTTTAACGCACCAAAAATGCGTAATCCTCAGCGATTGCGGTAAGATTAGCCGATACGTTGATTGACCCGGCTGGATAAGAAATAGCATCAACGTAAGAGACCCCAGGTTCGCTCGCCAGAGCACCCACACCGCATTCATTCCAGCCCGCTGGATGAAGCCTGTATTCCGACAACATGGCTCGCTCCTGGGACGAGCAGGTTGCATCATACCCATCGTAATGATGTAAATATAGGCCATTGCCAATTATGGAATCTCGTCCGTCGTCGAGCAAAACAATTGCCGCAGCACTGATTTGTAGTCCACATTGGGTCCAATTGGTTGTCAAAAACTGCCCCCATGTTAGAGGAGTGGCGGAATAAGTGTGGACAGCGTAGGCCGTTAAGTTGAGGCGTCGAATAAGGATCTGAGTACCAGCAACTGCTGAGTAAGCTGTGGATTTTGCATCCGCCGCGTTGAGATTTGTGGCGTCGCCAAGGGTCGTGGAGTCCTTATAAATCAGCTGATCATAACCCCACCGATCAACGCTATCGGTTCCCGATATTTTTGCTATTAAAGTCCAGCCGCCACCATTTGTGGTCATTTCGCAGTAGACTTTAAAAGCGCTATCACTTGGCTTGATCCAGTAGACACCGTCGCCAGTGTCACCAGTATAATAACCTCCGTTCTTGTAATCCTTACATGAAGCGGCATAGGAATTGTCAGAGTATTTTCTACCGTTTGTATCATTGCCAACGATCGCAATGGATGGCTTGACAAACATCCCAGCATTAAATTGAGACAGTCCATTAGCAGGGATGAGCGATCCGGCAGTCACAGCTATGTGCAGGTAAATTTTGTCTCGATTTATCATAGGTCAATCCGGAAAAAATATTATGGCCAAAATTCCGCTGCATCAGGGCGCTGTGGTCCCTACAACTACGTATTGCCATCTGAATTGGTAGTCTGCCTTTCGACGTTGTTTGTGAAAAAATTTGAGGACTTAATTTCAAATGCGTGTCGGTCGTTCATCACCGCATCGTGATCACCATGGTGTCGGCTTCTTTAAATGTCGTCGATGCTGCCAAACAGGCAGTGGTGCTATCACAAAACCCTATCTGATAGGCACCGTAGGTATGCCACCCAGCCCCACAGGTATCATTGACCGGTCCCATGGAGACTGTCCAAAGCGTATCACCGGCGCAGCCTCCGTAAATACTCGACAAAAATATGCGACGTGTATAGTAAGCATGGCCATCAAGAGAAAAAAAGTTTGCGGCTGCCGAAGTAATATCCGTATAGGAACTAGCCAATACCCTACTACGATCGACCCAAGTATACTTAGTGGCACCGCTAGCATTTAACTTGACATAAGCCTTCATACTACCTGAAAGAAATATCTCGAGTCGCGCCTGAGTGAAATTACTGACATAGGAATCTACGAGATAGCGGGACACATAATCTTGAGTTTCTCTAGTTGCTTTGTTTGCAGCGGCAGTGTTGGTAGTGGTCGTCGTATCCCAGAGGACGTAGGGATCATTGGCGACGCCTGAAGTATGCTTAAAGATCACAGTCCAGCCGCCACCGTCCGTGCTCATATCACAGTAAACTTTAATTAGCATACTCCCGGGCTTGATCCAGTAAACGCCGTCCCCAGTGCTCCCGTAATAGATGGCGTTATTAAGGTAATCATGGCAGGTGATACCATAGGAACCATCGGAATAATTTCGGCCAGTGGCATCGTCACCCACTAGAGACTTCGGTGCCCGAACAAACATGCCCGCGTTGAACTGGGCCATCCCCGTTGTCGCAATGCCTGCTAGAAACAAAATTGCTGCATGATACAGTGTTCTGACCATCAAATCCCACCCTCATTGAAAGTCTTTGACCCACGATACGTACACCGTCGATCCGGCCTTTATAAAGGTGGCTACGGTGTCCTTACCTGCCGTAACGATCAGCGGACACGCTGGGTTACATTTAAACGTCAATCCTGTGCTGGCAAATGAGTAAGACCCTCCAACAGAGTTGTTGAAGGCCAGGGTATAGGCGCCACCGTCGACAAAAGAGCCATCTGTGAATGTTATAGCGCCGGCGGCAGCGCTTGTCGTTTGTACGTTACCGGCATTCCAGTCTATCGTGGCACCGCTGTTCGTCGCGAATGCACCCGCAATCTGACCGCCATCTACTTTAAGTTTTGCGCCCGGGGTCACTGTTCCGATGCCGACGTTGCCTGTTGAGGTAAACCAAGCTACATCAGTCGCACCCTGACTTATGACTACTTTACCTGTCCCAGCAGTCTTAAGTCTGACATCGTTGGGATCATAACCAGTTGGACCACGCTCAAGACCGTGGCCACTATTACCAAGGTAAATGGCGCCACTACCTAGACCACTATTGCCTACTTTAATGGCTGCTGAAGCACCCACAACATCGAGCAGATACGATGGTACTGTGGAGCCAATCCCGACGTTACCGCTCCAATCTTGCCAGCTGACTCGCTGATTGAAGAGTAGACTGACAAGTGACTGCCCTGTTGCCGGGACAGGTGCTGTAGTCGCAGGAGTTGGCTTGTCATACAGAACGGCGCCACGCGTGCCACTGATGTTGAGATTCCATGTTGGGTACTCATTTTGCTGCAGCTTTAAATAAATGTCTGTGGATCCGTCAGTATTGTAACAGCCAAGGAGGTCATGCGAATCTGCGAGCACTTTACCCACCACGGTGCCAGTGACTGCGAATGTTGGGTGTGATCGGTTGGCGACTAGGATATCGATTGTACCTAACTGATCGTATGCCATGTTGCCGAATTGGCCGGTAATGTGGACAGAGTCACCGTTGGCGAAACTGGAGTTGGGACTCAGTGTTGCCAATTTGTAGTAGGTGGTTGTCTGCGTGATGAAACCATTGTAGCCAGAATCTGGATTTGTGCTGGAAAAATTGTAAACTGAGCTGCTTCCAGCAAGGATCGTCGAGCCTATTTTTAAAGACCCAGAAACATCTAGGGTTTTCGATGGAGCTGTGGTGCCTATACCGACGTTGCCAGCGCTGAGGACCGTTAGTTTTCTGTTCACATCCAGTAGTCCAATAGGCGCGGTGGTGGCGATACCGACGTTGCCAGCGCTGAGGACCGTTAGTTTTCTGTTCACATCCAGTAGTCCAATAGGCGCGGTGGTGGCGATACCCACGTTCCCATTGGCAGCAACGAGCTGATTCGCGCCCACCACTAGCCCGTTGGCGGGTAGGTTAAGTGTGCCACTCATCGTGTCACCTGAGCGGTCGACTTTAGTCGAGGCATCACCCGTGGCGCTGACAGTGACTCCACCGGCGGTGTTGCTGATATTGATACCAGTGCCCGCTGACAGCGTGGCTAGAGAATAGCCAGATCCATTGCCGATGGGGATTTGGCCGTTTGCTGGCGTCGTTGATAGGCCTGTACCACCGAGGCTGGTTCCAAGAGTGCCGGAAGTGATTACTGTGGCACTGAGTGGAGGTATATCCCCGGGATCTAAAGTCGTTCCGGACCTGACGCGACCTTTGACGTCGTATGTGACTTTTGTTGAAGTTCCCGCAAGAGCGACACTAGCGAGCGTTGCCGAGGCAGACCCCGCGCTGAAGGCTGAAGTGCTGACATCACCTGTAAGCGTAGTTAGATAATTGCCGGCGGCTTGCTTACCGTTAAATGTGTTCCAGTCTACAGCGCTCAGATAACCTGGCGTCGTCGTGTTCGCCTGCGTTATTGAGATGACCGGTGTGCTTGTACCTGTCGCAATGGAGATCGGAGCCGTGCCAGTGACACTGGTGACCGTACCGCCACCGTCCGATGCCCAACCAAGATTACCGGCGCCATCCGTTTTTAGCACTTGTCCAGCTGTACCGTCGGTTGCTGGGAGTACCCAAACTTTGTCTGAACCGATGACGTCTGGTGCTTTGAAACCGACGTAGTTGGTACCATTGGCGGCGAGCTCGTCAAAACGCATTTCGCCCGTATTACCTACTGCAGTGCCGTAAGGTTTAGCCTCGTAGCCAGCTTGGGTATTTGATGTCACAGAGGTGAAAGCAGCAGAGTTGGGAGTGGTCACGCCGATGGCACCCGGTGCAGCCCAGTTCTCACTCCCGGCTGCACCAAGAGCCACGGCGGCAGTGCCGTCCCAGTACTTCACCTGGCCGGTTGACTCATTAAACCAGGTTTTGCCTTTATCAGCAGTAGTGAGACCAGCTGGGTCAGTTGTGTTGCTGCTCAGTGCCAGAGTCTTAGACGCAGCCATCTGGATGTTGCCGGTATTCGCAAGATCAAATCCACCAGTGTTTAGAGCGCCAGCCATAGTGTCGCCCGATTTATTGACCGGCGTATATCCGAGAGCGTTTTGTTTAGCGTTAAACGCGCTCCAATCGGACGAACTTAGGTAACCATTGCTCGATCCACTAGCCTGACTGATACCGATGGTGCCAGTGACGGTGCTATAGGTGATCGGTGCGCTGCCTGAGAGTGCTGATATGGCTCGTGCTGGAGTGAAGTACTGGTTTGTGCCCTCAGCTACAGCAGTCGTTGTGAGTGTCTGCCAAGTCTTATCACCGCGCCAGTATTGCGACATCGTGCCACTAGCGATCGTCGGTTCTTTGCCAGCTAGTGATGTGCCGAGGCCGCTAATCTTAGTCTGAGCGATGTTAGCTGCTGCATCGATATCTGCGTCCGTAATGGCGGCACCACTGCTCGCTGCTGTGAGGCGTCCTTGCTGATCGACCGAAATCGTGGCTCTGTTGTAGGTGCCAGGCGTGACGTTGGTGTCGGCGAGATTAATCGTGCCAGTGCCAGTAATTGGCCCACCAGTTAGACCTACGCCGGTATTAATCGAAGTGACGCTACCAACGGCCGGTGCGGTCCACGATGCAAGGCCGTTGGCATCACTGGTGAGGACTTTACCCGCACCGGGCGCGCCACCTTGGATCTTGATTTGACCGACGAGGTCGAGTTTTGCTGAGGGCTCAGTCGAGCCGATGCCGATGTTACCGGCATTGACGATGTCTTTGCCGCCTACGTTCCAATTGGCACTTAGGGGCATGGATCCATCACGACGCAGCGCCAACG
Proteins encoded in this window:
- a CDS encoding DUF86 domain-containing protein — protein: MAADPVILRKAQIIERCILRIREEMVGASSIESISQTKQDSVLLNLERACQACIDLAMRIVRIKRLGIPTESREAFSLVKQAGLLTDSLYKEMVAMVGFRNTAVHDYQGLNLKIIDGIVRDHLEHFLEFASVGIKLQ